Below is a window of Bremerella alba DNA.
CCATTTGCCGCTACGGCCCAAGACCGATATGGCGCTGCTGTATACGATCGCGAACGTGCTAATCAAAAAGGGTTGGATCGATCAGTCGTACATCGACAATCACACCAACAGCTTCGATCAGTTCCAAGCCCATGTGGCCGAGTACCAACTGGAAGACAGCCTGGTCAACTGCGGGCTCGACCCTGCCGCCGTCATGGAAGTGGTCCAGGCCATTCACGATGGAAAACGGGTTTCTTTCTGGTGGACTATGGGGGTCAATCAAAGCCACCAAGGGGTCCGCACCGCCCAGGCCATCATCAATCTAGCCCTGATGACTGGCAACATCGGTCGCCCTGGCACCGGAGCCAACAGCATCACCGGGCAGTGCAACGCGATGGGTTCGCGTCTGTTCAGCAACACGACCAACCTATTGGGCGGTCATGATTTCACCAAAGAGCAAGACCGCCAGAAGATCGCGGGCATCCTCGACATACCGGAGACCCATATCCCGACCGAAAATAGCTGGTCGTACGACGCCATCATGGAAGGCATCCGACGCGGCGATATTCGCGGCCTATGGGTGATTGCTACCAATCCGGCCCATTCGTGGATTCATCAGCAGGAAGCCAAGGAAACGCTCGACAAGCTCGACTTCCTGGTCGTTCAAGACATGTACGATTCGACCGAAACGGCCGTTCGAGCCGATCTTCTTTTGCCAGCCGCTGGCTGGGGAGAGAAAGAAGGGACGTTTATCAACTCGGAGCGTCGCTTTGGCTTGCACAAGAAAGTGGTGTCGGCCCCTGGTGAAGCGTTGGCCGATTTCCAGATCTTTCGCCTGGTGTCTCACTACTGGGGATGCGAGTCGATGTGTGCCGATTGGAAAACACCCGAAGACGTTTTTCAGGTGATGAAAAAATGCTCTGAGGGACAACCCTGCGATATCACGGGAATTCGTGACTACCGGATGCTGGACGATGCCCGCGGCATTCAGTGGCCGACCAAACAAGACCAAAGCAGCGGCGACGATTGGCTGCCGTTGCCACAACGACGGCTGTTTGAAGATGGACAATACTTCCACGCCGACGGCAAGGCACGCTTCATTTTTGAACCACCGGAAGCACCCGGCGAAGAGCCTTGCGACGCCTTCCCGCTACGTCTGCTGACCGGCCGAGGCACGGCGGCCCAGTGGCATACGCAAACCAAAACATCCAAGTCAGCCGTGTTGCGGACGCTTTACTCGACAACCCTTCTTGTCGATATCCACCCGCAAGATGCTGACGCGTTGCTGATAGAGCCTCACGACTGGGTCCAGGTACAATCGGCGCGAGGAGAAATCCGAGCCCGGGCCAATGTCACCTCGAGCGTCCAGCCAGGGCAAGTCTTCCTGCCGATGCATAACGAGGTGACCAATCAACTGACGTACCCTCAGTTCGATTCGTACTCGCGTCAACCTTCTTACAAAAACGCGGCCGTCCGGATCGTGAAATCAAGCTAGACAGCCATCTTGTTCTGCGGCTGGAAGCGATAGAAAGGGCATTGAGAACGATACCCCAGACAACCTCTTCCTGCGATCAGGAAGAGGCCGTTTTAAGTATAAGAAGGTTGGCTGCTTAACGTCGATCGCGTCCGCCACCACTGCTGCTACCACCGCCACCACGGCGACGACGACCACCACCACCACTGTTGCGACCGCCACGTTCGTGAGGCCGGGATGGTGGGGCGTTCTCGTGACGCTCGATGTTCTTATCCACCATTGCGGTCAACGCATCGGTCCACGAAGGGATCTTGCTGTGACGGTCCTTTGGCTTTTCCGCATCGTCGGAATCGCTTCGACCACGGCGTGGGGGCCGACGCCGACTTCGAGGAGCATCTTCATTATCGTCGTCGTCATCGTGGTCGAGATCGACGTCGAGATCGAGATTCATGTCGTCGTCATCGTCATCCTCGTAGTCGTCTTCTTCCGAGCGGCTAGGACGACGGCTGCGAGGTGCTTCTTCTTGCGATGTTGAATCCGATTCGGATGCCTTACGCGAACGACGGCGACGTCGGCGACGACGCGTGGGTCGCTGCTCGTCATCGGAATCAGAATCGTCTCGGCTGGAACGCGAGTCACGGCTTTCGACTTCGTCGTCCAGATCTTCATCCAGGTCATCGTCGTTGTTAGCCGGCTGACGAACCTTGACTTCATCTTCGTCACTGCGCGGGCGACGACCACGTCCGCGACCCCGGTTCCGACCGCGGCCCCGGTCTCTTCGCGACGATCGATCGTCTTCTTCGACGCGATTGTTGGGCTCGTCTTGATCTTGTTCGCCGGTATCGACATCCAATGTGTCGGTTTCGTCGGTCCCTTCATCCAGAAAGATTCCGTCGAAGCCTTTAAAGTCGTCGTCGCTCGTTGCGCGGGACTTGGGCGCCGAGGTGCCCATGATCTTGGAGGCCCGTGTCTCTTCGGGCGAACGCTCCAGGGGCTCCTTGAAAGCAGCCAGGTGAGGGCTTTCCGCTTTCTTGGGCTCTCTCTTAGGAGCAGCGGGCTTTTCCGCTTTGACGATCACCTTGGGCTCTTCGACGACCTTTGCGACTTCCTCAACAACTTCTTCTTCGTCGTCGTCTTCCTCTTCTTCTTCGGAAGCGGAAAGGCCGAGCATCGAGGAGAGGGAAGCCCAGTGACTGCGTTTCTTAGGCTTCTTCTTTTTCGGTTTAGGAGCCTCTTCGGCTACGACTTCTTCGGCTTGAGCGACCGGCTCTTGGTGCGGCGGCTCGACGATCTCTTTATTGTCGGCAGGGCCATCGGCAACCTGCGAAAGCTCGTCTTCAGGCTCAATCGCGTCCTGAAACGCATCTTCGGCTGCCTCGATATCGGTAGTAGCCGCTTCTTCGGTTGGTTCGCCCGGAGGTGGGCTGGCCTGCTTCTCAGCGGCCTCTTTGGCTGCCAATTCTTTCGCAGCGGCTTCTTCGGCCGCTTGCTGCTCAGCCTCTTTAGCAGCAGTTTCGGCTGCTTCGGCTTTTTCGAGTTCGTCTTGAGATATGGCGCCAATTTGGGCGGCGAGAGATAGCCAATGCCCAGTTTTGTTCGAATTGCTCATGTATTACGTTAACGATTGCCCGAGTTACGGGCCATGCCTTCCTGCATAAAGGGGATCCCCCGCCCTAGGTAATTACGGGCCAATTGTGGCTCTTCGCGGCGACCTCACGCTACTTACGACAATTTTTGTGGTCGCCAACCCGGATGGCGGGGATGCTTGCATAGTCTCGCCTATCATACCGTGGGGGCAGAATCTTGGGAAGGTGATTCGCTGTTTGAAGATACGACACACCACCCGCAACCCGAATAAGCTCTAGAACCCTCAAGAACGCAAGCAAGCCGAGTCCTCTCGCGAAGGACTCGGCTTGCTAAATCCCCCTACGGATTGCCGATTATTCGGTCGGATACATCGAGAACGTACCGTTATGCGCCACATTA
It encodes the following:
- a CDS encoding molybdopterin oxidoreductase family protein — its product is MSTATPPNRLQQLIYAKDGSLTRDLLLHPGEYGLGKVPVGAKPDATTTSVCGFCSTGCGLELHMKDGQAVNLSPSVDWPVNLGMACPKGWESLTVLKANDRATRPMLKGPDGKLAPVSWDEAMQTFCTRFKDIQAQHGNDSVAFLSTGQIATEEMFFLGSLAKFGMGMLHGDGNTRQCMATAVVSYKESFGFDAPPFTYADFEESDVLVFVGSNLCIAHPIMWERVLRNPHDPKIIVIDPRRTETAVAATHHLPLRPKTDMALLYTIANVLIKKGWIDQSYIDNHTNSFDQFQAHVAEYQLEDSLVNCGLDPAAVMEVVQAIHDGKRVSFWWTMGVNQSHQGVRTAQAIINLALMTGNIGRPGTGANSITGQCNAMGSRLFSNTTNLLGGHDFTKEQDRQKIAGILDIPETHIPTENSWSYDAIMEGIRRGDIRGLWVIATNPAHSWIHQQEAKETLDKLDFLVVQDMYDSTETAVRADLLLPAAGWGEKEGTFINSERRFGLHKKVVSAPGEALADFQIFRLVSHYWGCESMCADWKTPEDVFQVMKKCSEGQPCDITGIRDYRMLDDARGIQWPTKQDQSSGDDWLPLPQRRLFEDGQYFHADGKARFIFEPPEAPGEEPCDAFPLRLLTGRGTAAQWHTQTKTSKSAVLRTLYSTTLLVDIHPQDADALLIEPHDWVQVQSARGEIRARANVTSSVQPGQVFLPMHNEVTNQLTYPQFDSYSRQPSYKNAAVRIVKSS